ACCGGATGTATCTTCATACAGTACTACACTGTATCTTCCGCCATCTGTTCAAACCCCATAGAGAACACAAAGAAATCTGGGATTTAGCATGTGATATCGCCATGGAGTACATCATTGATGGTTTGAATTATCGCACGGTAAGGTATCCGTCTTCCAGATTCCGGCTAGTATTTTATGAAAACTTAAAAAACAAATTTAAGGTACCCACAGCAGAAAAAATTTATGGATTACTATTAGATCTTGAAATGGCTCCCTTGGAACAAGAACAGTTAGAAGCAGAATTTCGAAGGGATGACCATTCCATGTGGCCGAATTCAGATAATACAAAAAAACATCAGATGGAGCAATTGGAGCGGAAGTGGAAGGACATCAGTGAGAAGATGCAGACCCAGATGGAGACGTTTGCCAGAGAAGAGGCAGAAAATGCCCAAACTTTAAGCGAAGAAATCAGGGTTGAAAATCGAAAAAGGTATGATTACCGAAGTTTTCTGAAAAAATTTGCAGTTGTCCGGGAAGAGCCGGTACTGGATATCGATTCTTATGATACCGTTCTATATACCTATGGACTTAGTCTTTACGGCAATATGCCTCTAATTGAGCCTCAGGAGACAAAAGAGACGAAGAAAATAGAAGAAATGGTTATTGCAATCGATACTTCTCTGTCCTGTTCCGGCGAACTGGTTAAGGGATTCTTAGAACAGACCTATACAATATTAAAAGAAACAGAAAGCTATTTTCGAACGCTTAATATACATATTGTACAATGTGATGATAGAATTCAAAGTGACAAAAAAATTTCCTCACAGGAAGAGTTAAAAGAATACATGGATAACTTTGAGTTAATCGGCAACGGTGGTACGGATTTTCGCCCGGTATTTGCTTATGTAAATGAATTGATGCAAAATAAGGCTGTCAAAAATCTAAGAGGACTTATCTACTTTACCGATGGACAGGGTATTTTTCCAACAGCAAGGCCTGCTTTTGATACGGCGTTTGTTTTTTTGCGGGAAGCTTATGAAGAGGCAATTGTGCCTTCCTGGGCAATAAAACTGATTATTGAGGAAGAAGATATTTTGCCGCAGAAAAACTGTGAAGATGGGGGAATAGGTTAAGAAACGTAAAACATTTTTTTAGCATCTTGATTTTTATGTGTGTAAGTGCAGATAACACTAGAGCATACAGATGGGAGTTATGTTGAAAAAACGAAAAACATTTTTTCAACATATTGATTTGTATGTACGCTGGGCGCACAGATGGAGTTTAGGTTGAAAAAAGAACATTTTCAACCTTTCTATTTAGGCCTGTTCAATTTTTGAATAGGTCGTCAAAAATTGAAAGGCATAGGTGTAATATGAATATAAAACGAGCAAAAGAAGAGATTAAAAATACCGTTTTGGCATATCTGGCAAAAGATGAGTACGGGAATTACTATATACCTTACTTAAGGCAAAGACCGGTCTTATTGATGGGGCCTCCGGGAGTAGGAAAGACCCAGATAATGGAGCAGATAGCCGGAGAATGTAAGGTGGCTCTGGTGTCATATACTATTACCCATCATACCAGGCAAAGTGCAGTTGGCCTTCCCTTTATACAAAAGAAGATGTACAACGGAAAGGAGTGTTCGGTTACTGAATACACCATGAGTGAAATCGTAGCCTCTATCTATGATAAGATAGAGTTATCCGGCTTAAAGGAAGGAATCCTATTTATTGACGAGATTAATTGTGTATCAGAAACACTGGCACCAACCATGCTTCAATTTCTTCAATATAAATCCTTTGGAAATAGGAGAATACCGGAAGGCTGGGTTATCATTACCGCCGGAAATCCACCGGAATATAATCGCTCCGTCAGAGAGTTTGATACTGTAACATTAGACAGGGTAAGAAGAATAAGTGTAGAACCGGAATTTTCTGTATGGAAAGAATATGCGTATAAGCAGGGGATTCATGGTACAATTATATCCTATCTGGATATTCGAGGTGAGAATTTTTACCGTATTGAAACAACGCCGGACGGCACCTTTTTTGCAACGGCAAGGGGGTGGGAGGATTTATCGGAAGTATTACATGTCAGTGAAAAGCTTTCTATTCCTGTTACAGAAGACTTAGTTATTCAGTATATTCAGTATAATACCATTGCCAGAGACTTTACCAATTACTATGAATTATATAACAAATACAAAGAGGTATATACCATTGAGGAGATTCTAAAGGGAAATATTTCTCAGAATTCTATCGGTAAATTGAAACGGGCACCATTTGATGAAAAACTGAATGTCATCGGGCTATTGCTTTCAGGTCTTACGGATCTATTTAAAGAAGTCTTCTTAACAGACAGTTTTGTGGACATCTTGTTTTCTTACCTTAAGGAATGGAAACAGCAATTATATAGTATAGAAACGGTATCACCCTACGAGTTGTTAACCGGGCTTACATTGGATGAGGAGAAGAGACTGAACCTAAAAATAGAAAGTGGCCAGGCAGATAAAGTCACAGTCACTTTATCCAACCGGATTAGAAGCACATTAAAAGAATATGCAACTGCATTATGGGAAAAACAGGGAGATACCATTGAAAAGGCTGACAGTGCTTTCACCCTTGTTAAGTCACTCTTTGACAGAGAACCTGTAAGACGGAAAGAAGCGATACAAAAAGGTATGGCTGCTCTGGAATATGTATTTGAATTTATGGAGACTGTTTTCGGAGAGGGGCAGGAGATGGTTATTTTTGTAACAGAGCTTACGGTTAATTTTTACAGTTCCAAGTTTATCGGTGAGTATGGCAGTGAAAAGTATCAAAAATACAACCGAAGCCTATTGTTTGAAGAAAGACATAAGGATATTATGGAAGAAATAAAAAAACTGTAATGGCAGTGGTACTGCACACCAAATAGTTCCTTCTAAAGGATTAGAGATCCAGAGAAAAATCGCATGAATCAATCATAGTGAAGCGGTTAATCCACCAGTTTACTTATTACAATAAAAAAGGAAATATGCTATAATCATAGTAAATCTAAAGAATCAGTAGTTTTATTAAAGATTTAATGAAAGAAAGATTTAAGGAGATTGCTATGAAGTTTTTACATATATCAGATTTACATATTGGAAAACGCGTTAACGAATTTAGTATGCTGGAGGATCAAAGATATATACTCAATCAGATACTTGATATAATTGATTTGGAAAAGCCGGAGGGCATATTAATTGCCGGAGATGTCTATGATAAAAGTATGCCCTCCGTGGAAGCAGTGCAGCTTCTGGATGAATTCTTAACAAAACTGCTTGCTAAGAATAAACCGGTTTTTATGATAAGCGGTAATCACGATTCACCGGAGCGTCTTGGTTTTGGAAGCCAGATTGTTAAGGATAAAGGATTACATATTGCAGGAAGATTTAAAGGCAGCTTATTGCAAGAAACCTTAACAGATGAATATGGCAGGGTTAATATCTATCTGCTTCCTTTCGTAAAGCCGGCAATGGTCAGGCCTTATTTTGAAAAGGATATAGAAAGCTATGAAGAGGCGGTAGAAACAATTATTGCGTCAGAAGATATGAATCCTTTGGAAAGAAACATACTCATCGCGCATCAATTTGTTACCAGCGGACAAAAGCAGCCGGAGCGTTGTGACTCTGAAAGTATCTCTCTTGGCGGACTTGACAATGTAGATATTAATTGCTTTCAGGCTTTTGATTATGTAGCGCTTGGACATCTACATGGGCCTCAGAGAATTGGAAGAGATACCATTCGGTACGCCGGCTCCCCTCTAAAGTATTCCTTTTCAGAGGCAAGGCAGCGAAAATCGGTGACTATCCTTAACGTAAAAGAGAAAGGGGAAATAGAGATTAAACTACTTCCTCTAAAGCCGTTACGTGATATGAGAGAAATAAAAGGGCCAATGGGAGCATTGATAAAAGCCGGACAAATGGAGAAGGAGGGGGCACTTGATTATATTCATGCAACCTTAACGGATGAAGAAGATATTTATGATGCAGTGGGACAGTTAAGGCAGGTATATCCGAATTTAATGAGTTTGGATTTTGAAAACAGCAGAAGCAGTCCTGGTATTCTGGAATTTGCGGCTGCCGATTCCGAAGTCTTTGTAAGAAAAAGCCCCCTTTATCTATTCACAGAATTCTATGAGGCACAAAATAATTCTGATTTAACTGAGGAACAGGAGCAGATTATGAGAGAGGTTCTTGAAAAAGACAGAGGGGAGGGAGAATTGTAAGATGCGCCCCATATACTTAATCATGAATGCGTTCGGACCTTATGGATCAAAAATTGAGGTTAACTTTGAAGTCTTGAAAGGTCAAGGATTGTTTTTAATAACAGGAGACACCGGAGCCGGTAAAACCACAATATTTGATGCCATTGCTTTTGCCTTATTCGGAGAAGCCAGTGGTTCTATCAGAGGTGCGGATACCTTTCGAAGTGACTTTGCGGAAGGGACAAGCAAAACGTTTGTTGAATATACCTTTGAACAGAAAGGAAAACGATATGTTATTAATCGGAATCCGCGATATATAAGACCAAAGAAAAACGGTGAAGGTAATACCACGGAAAATGCAGAAGCTGTACTGACCCTTCCTAACGGGGAAGTTATTACCGGCTATAAGGAGGTTAGTAACCAGGTGGTGGATTTGCTGGGTATTACTTCAAAGCAATTTAAACAGATTGCCATGATTGCACAGGGCGAATTCCTGCAATTACTCCTTGCTGACAGTAAAGAAAGAGGAGAGGTCTTTCGCAGGGTCTTTAACACAGAACTGTATCAAAATGTACAGCGTACACTAAAGAATAAGGAATTAGAAGCGAAGAAAAGTTGCGAAAATAGTGAACGGAGTATATTACAATATATAAGCGGTATTCATTGTCCTCCCGGTGATGTGGGAGATGAGTTAAAGGAAAAAATAGCCACTGCAACCATTCATAGTGCTTTAGATATTTTAGATGAATTACAGAAGCTTATTCTAGAGGATGCAAAAGAAGAAAAGTCACTAAAAAGCCGGTTAGAGGAATTGAATCTAAGGATAGAGGAGCAGGTAAACCTAATCCTTCGCGGAAAGAGTATAAATAAGATATTTTCAGACTTAACGACAGTGAATCAAAAACTGGAAGAACTGTTAAAGGATTCTAAAAGCATGGAATTTAAAGAAACGCAGGTAAAAGCTGCAGAAACTGCAAGACATCAGGTTATGTTTCTTGAAGAAAACGCAAAAAAAGAGAAAGAGTCTGAAAATAAAATACGCCTTGCTATAGAACAACGTAAGGAGGAGGTAGAAAGGTTAACCGAGGAATATAAAAAAGTTTCTGCGGAATACAAAAAACAACTGGATAAGGAACCGGAGCGGGAACAACTGTTGCATGTAATAAATCGGCTGCAAAGCCAATTACCTCAGTACCGGATGGTAAGTGAACAAAAGCAAAATATCTCTAAGTTATCGGAAGAAATTAAGCTGCTTACTGAAAAATTCTCCAATCTACAGAAACAGAAGGAGGAGCATGAGAAAAGGAAAAAGGTATTAAAAGAAGAACTGGAGGGGCTTAAGGATACAGAGGTTTTACTAATAGCCAAGCAGCAGGAGCGGGACAATTTAGAGTACAGGGAACAGGGGCTGAAACAAGTCTATGCAAGGGAAAAAGAATCTGTTAGGTTAAAAGAGCATTCTATGGAGATGGTTAACCGGTATAAGGAATTAGAGACAGAGTATACCGGATTAAGTGCAGATTATCTGCATAAGGAAACCGCTTTTTTTAGAGAACAGGCAGGCATTATAGCAAAAAACCTTACAGAAGGGGAAGCTTGTCCGGTATGCGGTTCAACCATTCATCCCCATAAGGCGGTTTTATCCCATGATGCACCCAGTGAGACTCTACTTATCAGTTCAAAAAAAGAAGTGGAGAAAAAACGTTCCATGCTGCATAAGGCAGGGGAAGAAATAGCCGTCAATCAGAAAGAACAGGATAAAAATGAAGAGGTTTTAAGGGAAAAATGGGCGGAATATTTACCAAATCAAGTTTTTGTAAATGAGCATACAAAAAGAGTGAATAGCATTATAGAAGCCTTTACTAGCTGTAAAAAATGCAAAGAAGAAACCGAAGCTGCCTGTCAGGAATTATCACAGAAAAAAGAGAGAAAAACGGCTTGTCTGGAACTGTTAGAAGCCTCTGAAAGAGCTTTGCAGGACGCAAGTACCCTGGAGGCTGTTGTAGAAAAAAAGCGTACCCATCTGGTTACAGAATTAGCAGCTATGGAGGGGGCTTATGAGAATACCAAAAAAGACTTGGAATATACCGAAGAAGAGGCCAGACAAAAGTTAAATACTTGGGATAAAGAACTTGCTTGTTTAAAGAACGCATTAAAGGATATGGAGGATACGTATCATAAACTAGGACAGGAACTTAAAACAAAAGAAGCTTTGCTAGAGAATCAAAATACAGAGAAAGATGAGTTAGTTAAGCGGAAGGAAGAAGCACTTAAGCTTTATCAGGAAAAAAGGATAGCCTGTGGATTTTTAACGGAAGAGGATTATCAGAATGCTAAAATACCGGAAGATGAGATAAAAAGCTTAAAAGAAAGTATTGACCGCTACCAGGATGTACTAAGGACAGTAAGGCAGGAAAGCCAAAGACTTACTAAGGAAACAGCGGGATTAAACTTACAGGATATTGCCAAACTAGAAGAGAAGAAAGTAGAATTAGAGGATGAAAAAAAGAAGATAAATGGGGCTATCGAGGTGGTTACCACCAGACTGGGTATGAATGTGTCTGTGGCAGAACATCTTAAAAAAGCAGTGAACGCGGTTGAGACCTTACAGAAGGAATATTTATTACTAAGCAGGTTGTCAAAAACAGCCAACGGAGAGCTTGCCGGCAAGCAAAAAATTGCCTTTGAACAGTATGTACAAACCTTCTACTTCAAACAAATCTTATCAGAAGCCAATAAAAGATTAAAGATAATGACAAACAACCGATTTGAGTTATTTTGCAGAGAAGAAGGGATGGATTTACGTTCCCAATCAGGTCTTGAAATTGATGTATTGGACCACTATACCGGAAAGCAGCGCCCTGTAAAATCCTTGTCAGGGGGAGAAGCTTTTAAAGCCTCCTTAAGTATGGCACTGGGCTTGTCAGATGTGATTCAGCGCTATGCCGGTGGAGTAGAAATGAATACTCTTTTTATCGATGAAGGCTTTGGTGCCCTTGATTCAGAATCCTTGGAGCAAGCAATACAAACGCTTCAAAGCCTTGCAGACAAAAACCGCCTTGTAGGAATTATATCCCACGTCACTGAATTAAAGGAACGAATTGACCGTCAGATTAAGATAGAAAAAAACAGTATGGGAAGTATCATACAGATGCAGGTTTAAGCGTTCAATTCATATATAAAGTTTAAGGAATTAAAATATTTTTCTATAAATTCAAAAAAAGATTCACTAAAAGAGTGCTGTAGCGATATGGCACTCTTTTACATTATACATAGGATTTAATAAAGGCCTATATATTCGTTCTCATACATTTTAACTATTGCCGAAAATTAGCATAAATTGTATAATGAAAGGATATAAGTTACAGCGTATTTCTTTAATTTTTATATAGAAAGGTTCTTCAAAGATAGTATTTGCAATTGTCTAATAGCATTAGAATAGAAAGGAATAAAATAAAGTGAGTACAGAACATATGATAAAACCTCCCGTAGAGGTACAATACGAAGAAGAACTACTGGCATTGCAGGAGAATGATACTGCAAAAAAACCTGCTAACTGGAAATTATCTCCCCAGGCAGTCAGAACTTTTATACTAGGCAGTAAAAAGCCTCTGATTTATAAGGAAAAAGAATACACCATTGAGAAAAAGTATCTCGGAAATGATGCACTGGTTGAGAGGTGTATTGTTACACTGGCTGGAAACCGCGGACTAATGTTAGTAGGGGAACCGGGAACTGCAAAGACTATGTTGTCGGAACTTCTCTCAGCCGCTATCAGCGGAGTCAGTACCAATACTATTCAGGGAACAGCAGGAACTACAGAGGATATGATAAAATATTCCTGGAATTACGCCTTGCTACTAGCAAAAGGTCCGGTTCGGGAAGCACTGGTGCCATCTCCCCTCTATGTCGGCATGGAGAATGGGATTATAACAAGATTCGAAGAAATAACCAGAACACCAGCAGAAATACAGGACAGCTTAATCAGTGTCCTAAGTGATAAGGTATTAAATGTACCGGAATTAAAAGAAGAAGGTTTCTTATTTGCAAAACAGGGATTTAATGTAATCAGTACTGCTAACACAAGGGATAAAGGCGTTAATGAAATGAGCAGTGCGTTAAAGCGAAGATTTAACTTCGAGACAGTAATACCAATTCGTGAAGCAGCACTGGAAAAACAGATTATTATAAATGAAGTAAATAAGCTTGCAAAAGAGAACCAGCTGGAGCTGACTGTAAAAGAAGACGTGGCGGAACTTTTAGCCTCTACCTATCATGAACTGCGGGAAGGAATATCAAGTCTCGGACATCAAATCGACAAACCGGCAGCAGTTATGAGCACAGCTGAAGCAGTATCGGTTTATTACCAAACCCTGATGGCAGGATATTATTATGGTGACGGAACCATAAGTATTGAAGGACTGGTACAAAATCTACTGGGTGCCGTAGCAAAAGAAAGCAGGGAAGACCTTGAGAAGGTGAAAGGGTATTTTAACACGGTAATCAGGGATAAGGCTGCAAAAGAAGGTGGAATATGGACGAAATATTACGAAGCCAGGAAATGGCTGAGATAGATGAAGTATTAAAAGAAGCATTTTCTTATGAAAATCCGGTACTCTATTTTCCAATCAGACATCACAGCCCTGCCTGTGCCTTTCATCTGAAAAAAGTTATAAAAGAATATGAACCGGAGTGCATTCTCATTGAAGGACCGTCAGGAGCCAATGAATTGTTAGATTTGATGGCACATGAAGAAACCTGTACTCCCTTTGCCGTCTATTACTCCTACCGAGACAGCAAGGGATATATTAATAATGAGAAGGAAGATTATAAGTGCTATTATCCCTATCTTGATTACTCTCCGGAGCTTGTTGCAGTCAGAGAAGGAATAAAACATAAACTGGCAGTAGAATTTATAGATCTTCCGTATAGTGAAATCTTAATTGCTTCAACGGAGGGCAAGGGCTTATTAAAAAAGGCGGAAAAAAACAACTACAATGACGATTACCTCCTATCCAGAAATAATTATATAGAGGAATTACTTAGAAAAGCAGATATCCGAAGTTTTGACGAATTCTGGGAAAAATATTTTGAGATGAATGCTATGGCAGAGGATACCAAAACCTATGTCAGGCATATGTTGGCATACTGTGTACTTTCAAGGCTTCATTCCAGTGAAGAAGAGTTAGCGGCAGAAGGCTGTTTTAGCAGAGAAGCCTATATGGCCTATAAAATTTTTGAAAAAGAGAAGATTTATAAAAAGATTCTGGTAGTAACCGGAGGATTTCACACCCCAGGTCTGATAAAATTAAGGCAGGACACAGAGAAAGAAAAAGACAGTGTTAAATTACACTCCATGGATAAGGACATGGAGGGGGTTTATCTGATGCCATATTCTATGGAAGCTTGCGACAGTTTAAATGGATATTCCAGTGGTATGCCATATCCGGGTTTTTACCAGGACATATATAAAGAATATGAAAAACAGAATGAGAAGGCATATGAGGAAACGATATTAAAATATATTGTTTCTGCCGGCAAGGAAGCCAGGAAAAAAGAAGGATATATATCCTCCTATGATGAAATCTGTGCATATTCCATGGTTCAGGGGCTTGCCCTGCTGAGGGGGAAAACAGCACCGGGTGTGTACGATTTAATGGATAGCATTTTATCTTCTTTCATTAAGGGGGAATACAACCTATCCACTAACGGACCGATACGAATAGTAAAGAAGCAGTTAACGGGAAGCAGCATTGGCCGCCTGTGCAAAGATGCCAAGGTACCGCCTTTAGTACAACATTTTGAATCCCTGTGTAAAAAGTACCGCTTAAATATCCGTTCCACGTTGTCTAGTGAGATTACCCTTGCTATCTTTTCTACGGAAAGGCATCGTAGAGTCAGTGAATTCTTTTATCAGATGGAATTTCTGAATACACAGTTTGGAAGGAAAGTAAAAGGACCTGATTTGCGGATGAAAAGGGATAGGAATCTTATGCGGGAAACCTGGAAATATAAATGGAGCAGTCAGGTAGTCGCTGCTCTAATCGATATGTCCGTGTATGGAGGTACATTATTAGAAGCCTGTACGACGATTGCTTTTCGCCGCATACAAGAGGATATAAACAGCAAGGAGGGAACACTACTACTTACCAGAATGTATGAAATGGGCATGACAGAACAGCTTCCCAAGCTTTTATACCATTTAGAGGGCGTATTAAAGAAGGATAGTGATTTCTTCTCACTAGTTGAAGCAATGTCAAATTTTCTGATGTTAGAGGAACTTAACAGTCTGTATCTAACAAGATTTGATTTTAAAGATTTAATACAGACTGCCTATGAAAAGATACTGCACTTATTACCCTTTATGGCAAGTCTTAAGGAGGAGGATTTGCCCTCCTCCATGACAGCTTTAAAGACTATGTATCAACTATTGCAGCGTAAGGAATATGAAGAGAATAAAGAGGTGTTTTATGAAGCGCTTATTACTCTTTTAAAACAGGATAATCTTCAGACGGGACTAGAAGGCTGTATTCGTGGAATTCTTTATGGCAGCGGGCACTGTACATTTTCGGATATAGAAAAGGTTTGTTATGGATACATGTCAGGTACTCATGAAAAATTATTGTCAGGTGCTAAGTTATTCCGCGGACTTTTTTTTACAGCAAGAGATTTGGTTTTTGTTGGGAGCAGCTTCATAAAAATGATGGATGAATTTATAGGAAGCGTTACCGGTGAAGATTTTATGTTGCTGTTGCCGGAGCTTCGAATTGCTTTTAGTTATTTTACTCCAAGGGAAATTGATGAAATTGCAAATAAAGTTGCCATGTATCACGGAAGAGAAGGTAAAGACATTGCTATAATGGCAGAAATCTCACCTCTGACCTACGAATATGGAAAAGCGTTAAATGAGATGGTATTACAAAAGATGTAGTTGTTAAGCTAAAGGAATGCAGGTAGTGGAAAGGGCGTGGCTATTTATATGAAAGAAGATATCGAAAAATTGAATAAATGGCGCTTACTCCTAGGAAAGTATGCAAAGGAGCGAATCTCTTTTAAAGAGAACGGCCTTACCTATATGAATATGGAAGAAGTACTAGACTATTTATATTCCAGAGAATATACAGAGGAGTCCGGAGTCCGCAAGGAAGGAGGGCTTGGAGAATCTAATCTGACTATAACAGACTGGTTAAGTAAGATACGAAAGCTGTTTCCAAAGGAAACCATAGAAATCATGGAACGTCATGCACTGGAGAATTACGGTATGTCAGAGCTTTTAACGGATAAAGAAGTTCTGGAAAGATTAGAACCCAACAAGGAACTGCTTAAAACAATACTTCAGTTAAAATCCATGATGAAAGGTGAGGTACTGGATACAGCAAGAAGAATTGTGAAAAAAGTAGCAGAAGATTTAATAAGTCAGCTAGAGCAAGAATTAAAGCAAACGTTACTTGGGAAGTTAGATAAAACAACCTCGAGTCATATGCCTTCCATAAGAAATTTAGATATCAGGAAGACGATATTTAAAAATCTAAAAAACTATGATATAAAGGAACA
The nucleotide sequence above comes from Anaerocolumna cellulosilytica. Encoded proteins:
- a CDS encoding vWA domain-containing protein, with amino-acid sequence MNDNKHIQLNKISEAILIESRTELSLYMRYLNLPLSSLNYENKSGTKLMGTDGLRLYYNPEVLISCFQANPVLVNRMYLHTVLHCIFRHLFKPHREHKEIWDLACDIAMEYIIDGLNYRTVRYPSSRFRLVFYENLKNKFKVPTAEKIYGLLLDLEMAPLEQEQLEAEFRRDDHSMWPNSDNTKKHQMEQLERKWKDISEKMQTQMETFAREEAENAQTLSEEIRVENRKRYDYRSFLKKFAVVREEPVLDIDSYDTVLYTYGLSLYGNMPLIEPQETKETKKIEEMVIAIDTSLSCSGELVKGFLEQTYTILKETESYFRTLNIHIVQCDDRIQSDKKISSQEELKEYMDNFELIGNGGTDFRPVFAYVNELMQNKAVKNLRGLIYFTDGQGIFPTARPAFDTAFVFLREAYEEAIVPSWAIKLIIEEEDILPQKNCEDGGIG
- a CDS encoding ATP-binding protein — translated: MNIKRAKEEIKNTVLAYLAKDEYGNYYIPYLRQRPVLLMGPPGVGKTQIMEQIAGECKVALVSYTITHHTRQSAVGLPFIQKKMYNGKECSVTEYTMSEIVASIYDKIELSGLKEGILFIDEINCVSETLAPTMLQFLQYKSFGNRRIPEGWVIITAGNPPEYNRSVREFDTVTLDRVRRISVEPEFSVWKEYAYKQGIHGTIISYLDIRGENFYRIETTPDGTFFATARGWEDLSEVLHVSEKLSIPVTEDLVIQYIQYNTIARDFTNYYELYNKYKEVYTIEEILKGNISQNSIGKLKRAPFDEKLNVIGLLLSGLTDLFKEVFLTDSFVDILFSYLKEWKQQLYSIETVSPYELLTGLTLDEEKRLNLKIESGQADKVTVTLSNRIRSTLKEYATALWEKQGDTIEKADSAFTLVKSLFDREPVRRKEAIQKGMAALEYVFEFMETVFGEGQEMVIFVTELTVNFYSSKFIGEYGSEKYQKYNRSLLFEERHKDIMEEIKKL
- a CDS encoding exonuclease SbcCD subunit D, yielding MKFLHISDLHIGKRVNEFSMLEDQRYILNQILDIIDLEKPEGILIAGDVYDKSMPSVEAVQLLDEFLTKLLAKNKPVFMISGNHDSPERLGFGSQIVKDKGLHIAGRFKGSLLQETLTDEYGRVNIYLLPFVKPAMVRPYFEKDIESYEEAVETIIASEDMNPLERNILIAHQFVTSGQKQPERCDSESISLGGLDNVDINCFQAFDYVALGHLHGPQRIGRDTIRYAGSPLKYSFSEARQRKSVTILNVKEKGEIEIKLLPLKPLRDMREIKGPMGALIKAGQMEKEGALDYIHATLTDEEDIYDAVGQLRQVYPNLMSLDFENSRSSPGILEFAAADSEVFVRKSPLYLFTEFYEAQNNSDLTEEQEQIMREVLEKDRGEGEL
- a CDS encoding AAA family ATPase encodes the protein MRPIYLIMNAFGPYGSKIEVNFEVLKGQGLFLITGDTGAGKTTIFDAIAFALFGEASGSIRGADTFRSDFAEGTSKTFVEYTFEQKGKRYVINRNPRYIRPKKNGEGNTTENAEAVLTLPNGEVITGYKEVSNQVVDLLGITSKQFKQIAMIAQGEFLQLLLADSKERGEVFRRVFNTELYQNVQRTLKNKELEAKKSCENSERSILQYISGIHCPPGDVGDELKEKIATATIHSALDILDELQKLILEDAKEEKSLKSRLEELNLRIEEQVNLILRGKSINKIFSDLTTVNQKLEELLKDSKSMEFKETQVKAAETARHQVMFLEENAKKEKESENKIRLAIEQRKEEVERLTEEYKKVSAEYKKQLDKEPEREQLLHVINRLQSQLPQYRMVSEQKQNISKLSEEIKLLTEKFSNLQKQKEEHEKRKKVLKEELEGLKDTEVLLIAKQQERDNLEYREQGLKQVYAREKESVRLKEHSMEMVNRYKELETEYTGLSADYLHKETAFFREQAGIIAKNLTEGEACPVCGSTIHPHKAVLSHDAPSETLLISSKKEVEKKRSMLHKAGEEIAVNQKEQDKNEEVLREKWAEYLPNQVFVNEHTKRVNSIIEAFTSCKKCKEETEAACQELSQKKERKTACLELLEASERALQDASTLEAVVEKKRTHLVTELAAMEGAYENTKKDLEYTEEEARQKLNTWDKELACLKNALKDMEDTYHKLGQELKTKEALLENQNTEKDELVKRKEEALKLYQEKRIACGFLTEEDYQNAKIPEDEIKSLKESIDRYQDVLRTVRQESQRLTKETAGLNLQDIAKLEEKKVELEDEKKKINGAIEVVTTRLGMNVSVAEHLKKAVNAVETLQKEYLLLSRLSKTANGELAGKQKIAFEQYVQTFYFKQILSEANKRLKIMTNNRFELFCREEGMDLRSQSGLEIDVLDHYTGKQRPVKSLSGGEAFKASLSMALGLSDVIQRYAGGVEMNTLFIDEGFGALDSESLEQAIQTLQSLADKNRLVGIISHVTELKERIDRQIKIEKNSMGSIIQMQV
- a CDS encoding ATP-binding protein, encoding MSTEHMIKPPVEVQYEEELLALQENDTAKKPANWKLSPQAVRTFILGSKKPLIYKEKEYTIEKKYLGNDALVERCIVTLAGNRGLMLVGEPGTAKTMLSELLSAAISGVSTNTIQGTAGTTEDMIKYSWNYALLLAKGPVREALVPSPLYVGMENGIITRFEEITRTPAEIQDSLISVLSDKVLNVPELKEEGFLFAKQGFNVISTANTRDKGVNEMSSALKRRFNFETVIPIREAALEKQIIINEVNKLAKENQLELTVKEDVAELLASTYHELREGISSLGHQIDKPAAVMSTAEAVSVYYQTLMAGYYYGDGTISIEGLVQNLLGAVAKESREDLEKVKGYFNTVIRDKAAKEGGIWTKYYEARKWLR
- a CDS encoding DUF5682 family protein, which produces MDEILRSQEMAEIDEVLKEAFSYENPVLYFPIRHHSPACAFHLKKVIKEYEPECILIEGPSGANELLDLMAHEETCTPFAVYYSYRDSKGYINNEKEDYKCYYPYLDYSPELVAVREGIKHKLAVEFIDLPYSEILIASTEGKGLLKKAEKNNYNDDYLLSRNNYIEELLRKADIRSFDEFWEKYFEMNAMAEDTKTYVRHMLAYCVLSRLHSSEEELAAEGCFSREAYMAYKIFEKEKIYKKILVVTGGFHTPGLIKLRQDTEKEKDSVKLHSMDKDMEGVYLMPYSMEACDSLNGYSSGMPYPGFYQDIYKEYEKQNEKAYEETILKYIVSAGKEARKKEGYISSYDEICAYSMVQGLALLRGKTAPGVYDLMDSILSSFIKGEYNLSTNGPIRIVKKQLTGSSIGRLCKDAKVPPLVQHFESLCKKYRLNIRSTLSSEITLAIFSTERHRRVSEFFYQMEFLNTQFGRKVKGPDLRMKRDRNLMRETWKYKWSSQVVAALIDMSVYGGTLLEACTTIAFRRIQEDINSKEGTLLLTRMYEMGMTEQLPKLLYHLEGVLKKDSDFFSLVEAMSNFLMLEELNSLYLTRFDFKDLIQTAYEKILHLLPFMASLKEEDLPSSMTALKTMYQLLQRKEYEENKEVFYEALITLLKQDNLQTGLEGCIRGILYGSGHCTFSDIEKVCYGYMSGTHEKLLSGAKLFRGLFFTARDLVFVGSSFIKMMDEFIGSVTGEDFMLLLPELRIAFSYFTPREIDEIANKVAMYHGREGKDIAIMAEISPLTYEYGKALNEMVLQKM
- a CDS encoding VWA domain-containing protein — protein: MAIYMKEDIEKLNKWRLLLGKYAKERISFKENGLTYMNMEEVLDYLYSREYTEESGVRKEGGLGESNLTITDWLSKIRKLFPKETIEIMERHALENYGMSELLTDKEVLERLEPNKELLKTILQLKSMMKGEVLDTARRIVKKVAEDLISQLEQELKQTLLGKLDKTTSSHMPSIRNLDIRKTIFKNLKNYDIKEQQLFLSRVYFNSRVKRYNTWRIIIAVDESGSMLDSVIHSAVMASIFAKLPMLDTRLVIFDTNVVDLSGYVNDPLETLMRVQLGGGTNIAGALKYCEDLIENPHRTMVVLVSDLFEGGGYHNLYQVSMDIIETGAKLFVLTALDIEANPNYDRNAAARLASMGAMVAALTPEKLADWIGKVIG